A region of Streptomyces sp. NBC_01750 DNA encodes the following proteins:
- a CDS encoding PRC-barrel domain containing protein, with protein sequence MSEHIWGYVPTSGHTADDDLTGYKVEATDGHIGKVDKYSTEVGSQYIVVDTGVWIFGKEVMLPAGTITSVDHEDKKILVSRSKDEIKASPEFDKDKHLGDPAYRDQLGGYYSSGH encoded by the coding sequence ATGAGTGAGCACATCTGGGGCTACGTTCCGACCAGTGGCCACACCGCGGACGACGATCTGACGGGCTACAAGGTCGAAGCCACCGACGGCCATATCGGCAAGGTCGACAAGTACTCCACCGAGGTCGGCTCGCAGTACATCGTTGTCGACACCGGTGTCTGGATCTTCGGCAAGGAGGTCATGCTCCCGGCCGGCACGATCACCAGTGTCGATCACGAGGACAAGAAGATCCTGGTCTCGCGCTCCAAGGACGAGATCAAGGCCTCGCCCGAGTTCGACAAGGACAAGCACCTCGGTGACCCTGCCTACCGTGACCAGCTCGGTGGCTACTACAGCTCCGGTCACTGA
- a CDS encoding S9 family peptidase: protein MNEPLTAGTPQRPAPPKAAQPGSRYQTYRSELPDVCAADPTRMAFTADADGRCEVFTWNAATGRARQVTDRPRGTLHTAIDRDGHVWWFDEDANGLGRWRFQPFEGGPDLPGLEGVPSGVPRGLGVAIHATVAMATGTENGTAVHIGPRGGQARPVALIDGHAALAGISPSGEYLAISGPAGSARAVTVISPNGTVHAVLSGGPDGGELWALGFSPMACREELLLVQQHHDRYLLAGWLPGTGLHTFDWCAFDTEITASWYPDRASVLIRQDRHGRSHLHRADLDTRTVIPVPTPAGSLLAAAARARDDVHYLWSSTAQPPRMQSTAGLSLPPLGTVDGRVPGEHRELWTPGPDGPVHTLLSLPEGLSPAPAVFLVHGGPADHDRDAYDGVVHSLVASGFAVARVNYRGSTGYGPRWRRAYPAGVGLTQVQDLAAVRADLVRRALVRDDATALWGTSWGGYLTLLALGVDPALWQAAVAVKPVADCAVAYRTTTPALRALDKRLFGGTPDEVPAAYARSSPIHHAGRVRAPLLVVAAERDDKCPPGQIRDYLTALNSAGVRHEVMWLDTGHDGYDGQDHVAVLRRAITFLDSELRGTHRAGKTLAGRTRTTANP from the coding sequence GTGAACGAACCCCTCACAGCAGGCACGCCACAACGCCCCGCCCCGCCCAAGGCGGCGCAGCCCGGCTCGCGTTATCAGACCTACCGCAGCGAACTGCCCGACGTCTGCGCGGCAGATCCCACCCGTATGGCGTTCACCGCCGACGCCGACGGCCGGTGCGAGGTGTTCACCTGGAACGCGGCCACCGGCCGGGCCCGCCAGGTCACGGACCGCCCACGCGGCACACTGCACACCGCCATCGACCGCGACGGCCACGTGTGGTGGTTCGACGAGGACGCGAACGGGCTCGGACGCTGGCGGTTCCAGCCGTTCGAGGGCGGGCCCGACCTGCCCGGGCTCGAAGGCGTCCCGTCCGGTGTCCCCCGCGGTCTCGGCGTGGCCATACACGCAACGGTCGCCATGGCGACGGGCACGGAGAACGGCACCGCCGTGCACATCGGACCGCGCGGCGGACAGGCCCGCCCGGTGGCCCTGATCGACGGCCACGCAGCCCTCGCGGGCATCTCACCCAGCGGGGAGTACCTGGCGATCAGCGGCCCGGCCGGCTCCGCCCGCGCGGTGACCGTCATATCGCCGAACGGCACGGTCCATGCGGTTCTGTCCGGCGGGCCCGACGGCGGCGAGCTGTGGGCGCTGGGCTTCTCCCCCATGGCGTGCCGCGAGGAACTGCTGCTCGTCCAGCAGCACCACGACCGCTACCTGCTCGCCGGCTGGCTGCCCGGCACCGGGCTGCACACCTTCGACTGGTGCGCCTTCGACACGGAGATCACCGCCTCCTGGTACCCCGACCGCGCCAGTGTGCTCATCCGGCAGGACCGCCACGGCCGCAGCCACCTGCACCGCGCCGACCTCGACACACGCACCGTCATCCCGGTGCCGACCCCGGCCGGCAGCCTGCTGGCCGCCGCCGCGCGGGCCCGCGACGATGTGCACTACCTGTGGAGCTCCACCGCACAGCCACCACGCATGCAGTCGACCGCGGGCCTGTCGCTCCCCCCGCTGGGAACGGTCGACGGCCGCGTACCCGGCGAGCATCGTGAACTGTGGACCCCGGGCCCCGACGGTCCTGTGCACACCCTGCTCAGCCTTCCCGAGGGCCTCTCACCGGCGCCGGCGGTCTTCCTGGTGCACGGCGGCCCCGCCGATCACGACCGCGACGCCTACGACGGCGTGGTGCACTCCCTGGTGGCCTCCGGGTTCGCGGTCGCCCGCGTCAACTACCGCGGCTCCACCGGCTACGGGCCACGCTGGCGGCGCGCCTATCCGGCCGGCGTGGGACTCACCCAGGTACAGGACCTGGCCGCCGTCCGCGCCGACCTGGTCCGCCGCGCGCTCGTACGCGACGACGCCACCGCTCTGTGGGGCACCTCCTGGGGCGGCTATCTGACACTGCTCGCACTCGGCGTCGACCCCGCACTCTGGCAGGCGGCCGTCGCGGTCAAACCCGTCGCGGACTGCGCCGTCGCCTATCGCACCACCACACCGGCGCTCCGCGCCCTCGACAAGCGCCTGTTCGGCGGCACACCCGACGAGGTGCCTGCCGCCTACGCCCGCAGCTCCCCCATCCATCACGCCGGACGCGTACGCGCCCCGCTGCTGGTCGTCGCCGCCGAACGCGACGACAAATGCCCACCAGGACAAATCCGCGACTACCTCACCGCGCTCAACAGCGCAGGTGTGCGGCACGAGGTGATGTGGCTCGACACCGGGCACGACGGCTACGACGGCCAGGACCATGTCGCCGTCCTGCGCCGCGCCATCACCTTCCTCGACAGCGAGCTGCGCGGAACACACCGCGCCGGCAAAACACTCGCCGGCCGCACACGGACCACAGCGAACCCCTAG
- a CDS encoding transporter substrate-binding domain-containing protein, with amino-acid sequence MSRTPRPRPAGHEALRRPSAGFAAALAVVITAALTACGSPSDEPRFLGAERVTVATHNDLPGISYSENYDRSGVDYLLFKRVKEELGVRFSEPVDVSSGDRIAQLEGGTADMVIASFSITPERMRKIDFVGPYFKTRQGFLVGSGGWDITKIEDLRGKRVCTWDGTTSQEALGNLKGMGVVVQVLDDASDCIDALVDGQVAAVSTDQAILYGFAHQHAAESLRVLPGLTIGAPQLYGIGLPKGHREDCRKLAGWLKEFVGTSEWTGDIATSLPELPLADPGWVSTHKPSDASIDARSCRDKPSP; translated from the coding sequence ATGTCCCGCACACCGCGTCCACGGCCGGCCGGCCACGAAGCGCTGCGACGGCCGTCGGCCGGCTTCGCGGCTGCGCTTGCCGTAGTGATTACCGCTGCCCTTACGGCCTGCGGCTCACCGTCGGACGAACCACGATTTCTCGGTGCCGAGAGGGTCACCGTTGCCACACACAACGACCTGCCGGGGATCTCCTATTCCGAGAACTATGACCGTTCAGGCGTGGACTATCTCCTCTTCAAGCGTGTGAAGGAAGAATTGGGGGTCCGGTTCAGCGAGCCGGTCGACGTTTCGTCGGGCGACCGTATCGCTCAACTGGAAGGCGGGACGGCTGACATGGTGATCGCCTCGTTCTCCATCACGCCTGAACGGATGCGCAAGATTGATTTCGTCGGTCCCTACTTCAAGACTCGCCAAGGCTTTCTCGTGGGCTCCGGCGGCTGGGACATCACGAAGATCGAGGATCTGCGAGGCAAGCGGGTCTGTACCTGGGACGGCACCACGTCGCAGGAGGCGCTGGGCAACCTCAAAGGAATGGGCGTGGTCGTGCAGGTCCTCGACGACGCCTCCGACTGCATCGATGCCCTGGTGGACGGTCAGGTCGCTGCCGTCTCGACCGACCAGGCGATCCTTTACGGATTCGCCCATCAGCACGCTGCGGAAAGCCTGCGCGTTCTCCCCGGGCTCACCATCGGCGCTCCTCAGCTTTACGGAATCGGGCTGCCGAAGGGTCATCGCGAGGACTGCCGCAAACTGGCCGGCTGGCTGAAGGAGTTCGTGGGCACCAGCGAGTGGACCGGGGACATCGCTACCTCCCTGCCCGAGTTGCCCCTCGCGGACCCAGGCTGGGTCAGTACCCACAAGCCGAGCGACGCCTCGATCGACGCCCGCTCCTGCCGCGACAAGCCGAGCCCTTGA
- a CDS encoding ArnT family glycosyltransferase, with protein MTQEQHSLLDLDGGEHTAPPPVPRRRTEAATGKPPGRFEGLRRNRRWLFALVVFALLAEMAVAMVTAAVEQTPTIDEPVYVATGAVYVQQHNLRYNPEHPPLGKLIIATGPAFAHPHLDAAFVGNQTALGRHLLYESGNDPWRLMLLARLPVIVLTLLFGLVVLAFARDLAGPVGGLVALALYAFSPDIIAHGSLATLDVPAAGFLLTSVWLLWRARRRPPLYLPLVGVALGAAVATKMSALPAVPVLLLLVVMSVWYARRTHDSGRWRTARLLALGVAAAVVVALVAVAVVWATYLAVDPRLRWATPENLPVTPGLRGLAVDWLPLPEPYRDGMLIQFGFENSTFGGFLLGRYYHGSLWYYLPAALLIKTPLGMLALWSAGVVAIVTLPRLRPAAPYVLMPPAVLLAAALNGSRDFGVRYAVFVPMFLAVAAAGVVAFRWRWGPVLTAALVLFITVSSLWTYPYYLPYSNEAFGGPSKTYLRLHDSNVDWGQDLGRLADRIRQRYPDEKIWLVYKGSGVPSFYGIDASDPRTVPPSEVHGLLVVSDSSIAKADGRLAALIESSRPIDEVGHSITIYRRGPE; from the coding sequence ATGACGCAAGAACAGCACTCACTCCTCGATCTGGACGGTGGCGAGCACACCGCGCCACCCCCTGTGCCTCGCCGGCGCACGGAGGCGGCGACCGGGAAGCCGCCCGGCCGATTCGAAGGGCTGCGGCGGAACCGGCGGTGGCTGTTCGCGCTCGTCGTGTTCGCACTCCTCGCCGAGATGGCGGTCGCGATGGTCACGGCGGCCGTGGAGCAGACCCCGACCATCGACGAGCCGGTGTACGTGGCCACCGGGGCGGTCTACGTGCAGCAGCACAACCTGCGGTACAACCCTGAGCATCCGCCGCTGGGCAAGCTGATCATCGCGACCGGGCCGGCGTTCGCCCACCCGCACCTCGACGCCGCCTTCGTCGGCAACCAGACGGCGCTCGGGCGGCATCTCCTGTACGAATCGGGTAATGATCCATGGCGGCTGATGCTGTTGGCGCGACTGCCGGTGATCGTGCTGACGCTGCTGTTCGGGCTGGTCGTCCTCGCGTTCGCCCGTGACCTCGCCGGCCCCGTGGGCGGGTTGGTGGCGCTCGCCCTTTACGCGTTCTCGCCCGACATCATCGCGCACGGGTCATTGGCCACGCTCGACGTGCCTGCGGCGGGGTTCCTGCTGACGTCGGTCTGGTTGCTGTGGCGTGCGCGGCGGCGGCCGCCCCTCTACCTCCCGCTCGTCGGGGTGGCGCTCGGCGCGGCCGTGGCCACGAAGATGAGCGCGTTGCCGGCGGTTCCGGTACTGCTGCTCCTGGTCGTCATGTCGGTCTGGTATGCCCGCCGGACACACGACTCCGGCAGGTGGAGGACGGCGCGGCTGCTTGCGCTCGGCGTGGCGGCGGCAGTCGTCGTGGCGCTGGTCGCGGTCGCCGTGGTGTGGGCCACCTACCTCGCCGTCGACCCGCGGTTGCGCTGGGCGACTCCCGAGAACCTGCCGGTCACCCCCGGGCTGCGCGGACTTGCTGTCGACTGGCTGCCGCTCCCGGAGCCGTACCGGGACGGGATGCTTATCCAGTTCGGCTTCGAGAATTCGACGTTCGGCGGCTTCCTGTTGGGCAGGTATTACCACGGTTCGCTGTGGTACTACCTGCCGGCCGCACTGCTGATAAAGACGCCGCTCGGCATGCTCGCGCTGTGGTCGGCTGGTGTTGTCGCGATCGTGACGCTTCCCCGGCTGCGTCCGGCGGCACCGTACGTGCTCATGCCCCCGGCCGTTCTGCTGGCCGCTGCCCTGAACGGGTCCCGCGACTTCGGCGTCCGGTACGCCGTCTTCGTGCCGATGTTCCTGGCAGTCGCGGCCGCCGGCGTGGTCGCCTTCCGGTGGCGGTGGGGTCCAGTGCTGACGGCGGCGCTGGTCCTGTTCATCACGGTCAGCTCCCTCTGGACGTACCCGTACTACTTGCCTTATTCCAACGAGGCGTTCGGCGGGCCGTCCAAGACGTATCTGCGCTTGCACGACTCCAACGTCGATTGGGGCCAGGACCTGGGGAGGCTGGCCGACCGCATCCGGCAGCGATACCCGGACGAGAAGATCTGGCTCGTCTACAAGGGCAGCGGCGTGCCGTCCTTCTACGGCATCGATGCGTCCGACCCGCGCACGGTCCCCCCGAGCGAGGTTCATGGGCTGCTCGTCGTATCGGACTCCTCGATCGCCAAGGCCGACGGCCGACTGGCGGCGCTGATCGAGAGCAGCAGGCCGATCGACGAGGTCGGCCATTCGATCACGATCTACCGCCGGGGGCCGGAGTGA
- a CDS encoding CsbD family protein: protein MAADEKAKAKAEQVKGKSKETVGRAVGNERMTAEGRADQTKGDARQAKEKIKDVFRD, encoded by the coding sequence GTGGCTGCCGATGAGAAGGCCAAGGCGAAGGCCGAGCAGGTCAAGGGCAAGTCCAAGGAGACGGTGGGCCGGGCGGTGGGCAACGAGCGGATGACCGCTGAAGGCCGCGCCGATCAGACCAAGGGTGATGCCCGCCAGGCGAAGGAGAAGATCAAGGACGTCTTCCGCGACTAG
- a CDS encoding SDR family oxidoreductase: MSKPLIVVTGASHGIGRAVAAAFAAEQHPLLLLSRHPVPLDGLPSGQIMSAAVDVSDYAALEAAVHAAEARHGPTECLVNCAGFLRIGPLETREPMDTSYEVDVLLKGVLNGIRVVLGNMKARNSGTIINVSSIGDRVPGPDGEVYHACKAALRSLAGSLQKSQAANNIRVVNVAPGFVKTNIHAEMGISFEEYRERLGHPDFMGADELAEIIMSCWKLPQRICVRDIVVMPTRSDFG, from the coding sequence ATGTCGAAACCACTCATCGTCGTAACCGGGGCGAGCCACGGCATCGGCCGGGCGGTGGCGGCGGCCTTCGCAGCGGAGCAGCACCCCTTGCTGCTGCTGTCGCGGCACCCCGTACCGCTCGACGGGCTGCCTTCCGGACAGATCATGTCGGCAGCGGTCGACGTCTCCGACTATGCCGCACTCGAAGCCGCGGTCCACGCGGCGGAAGCCCGGCACGGGCCGACCGAATGCCTCGTCAACTGTGCGGGCTTCCTAAGGATCGGCCCACTGGAGACCCGGGAACCGATGGACACGTCGTACGAGGTCGACGTGCTTCTCAAGGGCGTACTCAACGGCATCCGCGTGGTTCTGGGAAACATGAAGGCGCGTAACAGCGGCACGATCATCAATGTGAGCTCGATCGGTGACCGTGTGCCGGGCCCGGACGGCGAGGTCTATCACGCCTGCAAGGCCGCGCTGCGTTCGCTCGCGGGCTCCCTCCAGAAGAGCCAGGCCGCGAACAACATCCGTGTCGTGAACGTCGCACCGGGCTTTGTCAAGACCAACATCCATGCCGAGATGGGAATCAGCTTCGAGGAGTATCGCGAGCGGCTCGGCCATCCGGACTTCATGGGCGCCGACGAACTCGCCGAAATTATCATGTCCTGCTGGAAGCTGCCGCAGCGTATTTGCGTGCGTGACATCGTGGTGATGCCGACGAGGTCGGACTTCGGTTGA
- a CDS encoding MFS transporter — protein sequence MLWSANAADGLGTQMSTVAFPLLLLGLGYTPATVGLLAGAGMLMALVCGPVVAVAADRGLRKPVMVASAALAATAMTVVAASVVGGRPPLGLLLGALLVERIATACFEAAARGTIALISAPQDLPRVVAGLEAGDRAALVAGPALGGMLYQISRALPFAADAASYVATALCVRFMRSDLRATNPTTPPPAPADAMSTEPPAPHRGSPLRALPAFARETFAGFALLRTASRLRLVLAWTTTVNGALAALYFTAVFTLPGSGGGVAMGLVLALSGAAGLVGAVMAPALVRRLGGVRTLVGVTWLMVLPSAGLAFADGPWGYGLCFGTFCLILAPATVVIQAAAIADTPPHLQARTGTVLATASIGAAAAAPVLAGVLVTHAGPAASAVVCAVALTLLALFTTVRAGRLKTGG from the coding sequence CTGCTGTGGTCAGCGAACGCGGCCGACGGGCTCGGCACACAGATGTCGACCGTCGCCTTTCCCTTGCTGCTCCTCGGACTCGGCTACACGCCGGCGACGGTCGGCCTCCTCGCCGGTGCGGGCATGCTGATGGCCCTGGTGTGCGGCCCAGTTGTGGCGGTCGCGGCCGACCGGGGCTTACGCAAACCCGTGATGGTCGCCTCCGCGGCTCTCGCAGCGACGGCCATGACCGTGGTGGCCGCGTCCGTCGTGGGCGGACGACCGCCACTCGGCCTGCTCCTCGGCGCCCTCCTGGTGGAACGTATCGCCACCGCATGCTTCGAGGCCGCGGCCCGCGGGACCATCGCTCTGATCTCCGCGCCGCAGGACCTCCCCCGGGTGGTGGCGGGCCTTGAAGCGGGCGATCGCGCCGCGCTGGTGGCCGGCCCGGCCCTCGGCGGGATGCTCTACCAGATCTCCCGTGCCCTCCCCTTCGCGGCCGACGCCGCCTCCTACGTAGCGACCGCCCTGTGCGTACGGTTCATGCGCTCCGACCTGCGAGCAACGAACCCCACCACGCCCCCGCCCGCTCCGGCCGACGCGATGAGCACCGAGCCCCCGGCCCCCCACCGCGGCAGCCCGCTGCGAGCCCTCCCCGCCTTCGCGCGGGAGACGTTCGCCGGATTCGCACTGCTGCGGACCGCCTCCCGGCTGCGGCTGGTCCTGGCCTGGACGACGACCGTCAACGGCGCCTTGGCCGCCCTGTACTTCACCGCCGTCTTCACCCTGCCGGGCAGCGGTGGCGGCGTGGCCATGGGACTGGTGCTGGCACTGTCGGGCGCTGCCGGACTCGTCGGCGCCGTCATGGCCCCGGCCCTGGTGCGACGGCTGGGCGGCGTGCGGACGCTGGTGGGTGTGACCTGGCTGATGGTGCTGCCGTCAGCGGGACTGGCCTTCGCCGACGGGCCTTGGGGCTACGGGCTCTGCTTCGGCACCTTCTGCCTGATCCTCGCGCCGGCCACCGTGGTCATCCAGGCCGCCGCCATCGCGGACACCCCGCCCCACCTCCAGGCCAGAACGGGAACGGTACTCGCCACGGCCTCCATAGGCGCCGCGGCGGCGGCCCCGGTGCTCGCCGGGGTACTTGTCACCCACGCCGGCCCTGCGGCCTCCGCGGTGGTATGCGCCGTCGCCCTCACCCTCCTCGCGCTGTTCACCACCGTGCGCGCCGGACGCCTGAAGACGGGAGGCTGA
- a CDS encoding S8 family peptidase, with translation MTHPRSRRLRAALAVPAGLALTATLGFLPGAAPAQAAVQDTPATATTDGPKLSYVVNTKANHGKIKAVQKAIAEAGGTVVTTYEKIGVIVVHSSNPDFAKQIRTVKGVQSAGATRTAALAPASTTEVGAPEYVDSAKAQARTAATDGSEPLEADQWDLRAIGADKAAKINPGSRNVTVAVIDTGVDDTHPDLAANFSKSQSANCVGGVADTSEGAWRPYDPANDYHGTHVAGEIAAARNGVGVAGVAPGVKVASIKVSDPQTSLFFPESVVCAFVFAADHGVEITNNSYYIDPWLYNCLDDPDQKAIVDAVNRASMYAQGKGTLHVASAGNSNHDLDSDAIVDDSSPDDTTPAPRTIDPHKCFDIPTQLPGVVTVSATGVQNLKSYYSSYGLGVVDVAAPGGDKYQIPDTPSKNGRILATMPNNGYAFLQGTSMAGPHVAGVAALLKSTHPWAGPQALQAMLKAQADNPGCPTGLYDPDGNGIEDSTCKGNKRVNGFYGYGIVNALDAVTKH, from the coding sequence ATGACTCATCCGCGCTCCAGACGCTTGCGTGCCGCCCTCGCGGTACCAGCCGGACTGGCGCTGACCGCGACGCTCGGCTTTCTGCCGGGCGCCGCCCCCGCCCAGGCCGCCGTGCAGGACACCCCTGCCACAGCGACCACGGACGGCCCCAAGCTCTCGTACGTGGTCAACACCAAGGCGAACCACGGCAAAATCAAGGCTGTTCAGAAGGCGATAGCCGAGGCCGGCGGCACCGTTGTCACAACGTACGAGAAGATCGGCGTCATCGTCGTCCATTCGTCGAACCCCGACTTCGCCAAGCAGATACGCACGGTCAAGGGCGTGCAGAGCGCGGGCGCCACGCGTACCGCCGCTCTCGCCCCTGCGAGCACCACCGAGGTCGGCGCCCCGGAGTACGTGGACAGCGCGAAAGCCCAGGCCCGTACGGCTGCCACCGATGGCAGCGAGCCGCTCGAGGCCGACCAGTGGGACCTGCGCGCCATCGGCGCGGACAAGGCCGCCAAGATCAACCCGGGCAGCAGGAACGTCACCGTCGCCGTGATCGACACCGGTGTCGACGACACCCACCCCGACCTCGCCGCGAACTTCTCCAAGAGCCAGTCCGCCAACTGCGTGGGCGGCGTGGCGGACACCAGCGAGGGCGCCTGGCGTCCCTACGACCCGGCGAACGACTACCACGGCACGCACGTCGCGGGTGAGATCGCCGCCGCCCGTAACGGCGTCGGTGTGGCCGGTGTTGCTCCGGGCGTCAAGGTCGCCTCGATCAAGGTGAGCGACCCGCAGACCAGCCTCTTCTTCCCGGAGAGCGTCGTCTGCGCGTTCGTCTTCGCCGCCGACCACGGCGTCGAGATCACCAACAACAGCTACTACATCGACCCGTGGCTCTACAACTGCCTCGACGATCCGGACCAGAAGGCCATCGTCGACGCCGTCAACCGGGCCTCGATGTACGCGCAGGGCAAGGGCACGCTGCACGTCGCGTCCGCCGGCAACTCCAACCACGACCTCGACTCCGACGCGATCGTCGACGACTCCAGCCCCGATGACACCACCCCGGCGCCGCGGACCATCGACCCGCACAAATGCTTCGACATCCCGACCCAGCTGCCGGGTGTCGTCACGGTCTCGGCGACAGGCGTGCAGAACCTGAAGTCGTACTACTCCAGCTACGGACTCGGCGTTGTCGACGTCGCGGCCCCGGGCGGCGACAAGTACCAGATCCCGGACACCCCGTCGAAGAACGGCCGGATCCTCGCCACCATGCCCAACAACGGATACGCCTTCCTGCAGGGCACCTCGATGGCCGGCCCGCACGTGGCCGGTGTGGCGGCTCTCCTCAAGAGCACCCACCCGTGGGCGGGCCCGCAGGCTCTGCAGGCAATGCTCAAGGCCCAGGCGGACAACCCGGGTTGCCCGACCGGGCTGTACGACCCCGACGGCAACGGCATCGAAGACTCGACCTGCAAAGGCAACAAGCGCGTGAACGGCTTCTACGGCTACGGCATCGTCAACGCACTCGACGCCGTCACGAAGCACTGA
- a CDS encoding sortase yields MRNTRVGVSIGLVLAALGLSASAAVAAGDSDLDIGPGSASPGSTVTVRTTACGPDVTYGKGESEAGGAFHLFKGERAGVLAGEFQVPEDTEPGNDTVTVKCPPRIKVTDTYQVAGDQPNGAVDAGFGPAGDRSTQFALLGVLLAGAAAGGVVRRRRRLSGNRT; encoded by the coding sequence GTGCGCAACACACGTGTTGGTGTAAGTATCGGCCTGGTTCTCGCTGCCCTTGGTCTGTCGGCCTCGGCCGCTGTCGCCGCCGGCGACTCGGACCTCGACATCGGCCCGGGGAGCGCGTCCCCTGGCTCCACGGTCACTGTCAGAACCACGGCCTGTGGTCCGGACGTGACCTACGGCAAGGGAGAGTCGGAGGCGGGAGGGGCTTTCCACCTCTTCAAAGGTGAGAGGGCGGGTGTGCTCGCCGGCGAGTTCCAGGTACCGGAAGATACGGAGCCCGGTAACGACACAGTCACCGTGAAGTGCCCACCGCGCATCAAGGTCACGGATACGTACCAGGTCGCCGGCGACCAGCCGAACGGCGCGGTCGATGCCGGCTTCGGACCGGCCGGCGACAGGAGTACGCAGTTCGCCCTGCTCGGTGTGCTGCTCGCCGGGGCTGCCGCCGGGGGTGTGGTGAGGAGGCGCCGCCGCCTGAGCGGCAACCGAACCTGA
- a CDS encoding glutamate synthase subunit beta translates to MTDPHGFLKIPRRPVPARPVEERLSDWNEVYAGQSLLPLVSEQAGRCMDCGIPFCHSGCPLGNLIPEWNAYAAHGDWRAAAERLHATNNFPEFTGRLCPAPCEDACVLTINADPVTIKNVEQAIADQIWERGYASPQPPERLSGKTVAVIGSGPAGLAAAQQLTRTGHTVAVYERADRIGGLLRYGIPAFKMEKRHLDRRLEQMRAEGTKFRTGVDVGSDFDAAELRGRYDAVVVAVGATEKRELPVPGRELHGIHQAMEYLTLANRVREGDYASPPVTAEGKCVVIVGGGDTASDCLGTALRQGATSVVQLDINPEPGDARPETEPWPIYPKVYRISHAHEESRGREGTDPRVFSSATLRFEGGPAGHVHALHLTEVEPEARRPLPGTERVIPAELVLLALGFSGPERGTGLMRQLGLTLNDRGNFARDAAFAAEPAGRAERTVRTRTDGVFVAGDAGRGQSLVVWAIAEGRAAAAATDRYLTGSTVLPAPITAKDRPLAA, encoded by the coding sequence ATGACCGACCCTCACGGCTTCCTCAAGATCCCCCGTCGGCCCGTCCCGGCCCGCCCCGTCGAGGAACGACTGAGCGACTGGAACGAGGTCTACGCGGGGCAGTCACTGCTTCCGCTCGTGTCCGAGCAGGCGGGGCGCTGCATGGACTGTGGCATACCGTTCTGCCACAGCGGCTGCCCGCTGGGCAATCTCATCCCCGAGTGGAACGCCTACGCGGCGCATGGCGACTGGCGGGCCGCGGCCGAGCGGCTGCACGCGACGAACAACTTCCCCGAGTTCACCGGACGGCTGTGCCCGGCGCCGTGCGAGGACGCCTGCGTGCTGACCATCAATGCCGATCCGGTGACGATCAAGAACGTCGAGCAGGCGATCGCCGACCAGATCTGGGAGCGCGGGTACGCGTCACCGCAACCGCCGGAGCGGCTCAGCGGGAAGACCGTCGCCGTCATCGGCTCCGGACCCGCGGGGCTGGCGGCGGCACAACAGCTCACGCGTACCGGTCACACTGTCGCGGTCTACGAGCGCGCCGACCGCATCGGCGGCCTGCTGCGCTACGGCATCCCCGCGTTCAAGATGGAGAAGCGGCACCTGGACCGCCGCCTCGAGCAGATGCGGGCGGAGGGCACCAAGTTCCGCACGGGTGTGGACGTCGGCAGCGATTTCGACGCCGCAGAGCTCAGAGGACGTTACGACGCGGTGGTCGTCGCCGTCGGAGCCACGGAGAAGCGGGAGCTCCCCGTCCCCGGCCGCGAGCTGCACGGCATACACCAGGCCATGGAGTACCTGACCCTCGCCAACCGGGTCAGGGAAGGCGACTACGCCTCTCCCCCGGTCACCGCCGAGGGCAAGTGCGTGGTGATCGTCGGTGGCGGCGACACCGCCTCGGACTGTCTGGGCACCGCCCTGCGCCAGGGCGCCACCTCCGTGGTGCAGCTGGACATCAACCCGGAGCCGGGCGACGCCCGGCCGGAGACCGAGCCCTGGCCCATATATCCGAAGGTCTACCGGATCTCTCATGCCCATGAAGAGTCCCGGGGACGGGAGGGCACGGATCCAAGGGTCTTCTCCTCCGCCACCCTCCGCTTCGAAGGCGGACCGGCCGGCCACGTGCACGCGCTCCACCTGACGGAAGTGGAGCCCGAGGCCAGAAGGCCGCTGCCTGGCACCGAGCGAGTGATCCCGGCGGAGCTGGTTCTGCTCGCCCTCGGTTTCTCCGGTCCCGAACGAGGCACCGGCCTGATGAGGCAGCTGGGGCTCACGCTGAACGACCGGGGAAACTTCGCGCGGGACGCCGCCTTCGCGGCCGAACCGGCGGGCCGGGCGGAGCGGACAGTGCGCACCAGGACGGACGGGGTCTTCGTCGCGGGCGACGCGGGACGCGGCCAGTCCCTTGTGGTGTGGGCCATCGCGGAAGGACGGGCCGCGGCGGCGGCCACGGACCGCTATCTGACCGGCTCCACCGTGCTCCCGGCCCCCATCACCGCGAAGGACCGCCCTCTGGCGGCGTGA